From a region of the Bradyrhizobium sp. KBS0727 genome:
- a CDS encoding biotin carboxylase N-terminal domain-containing protein, with product MFRKILIANRGEIACRIARTCQRLGVAVSGVHSVADRSALHVRTIGESVEIGGAAASESYLRMDAVIEAAKATGAEAIHPGFGFLAENAAFARAAEAAGMVFIGPAPETIERLGDKASAKQEAIAAGVPTVPGSQVPSEDAAEIERIVRRLKLPVMLKAAAGGGGKGMRAISSFDGLRDEIESAKREARNAFGHGGLIVEKLVERGRHIEVQIAGDGKGHVVHLFERECSLQRRHQKLIEEAPAANLPDVLRDRILADAVRIGERLHYRGVGTVEFIVSGSDYYFLEVNPRLQVEHPVTEMITGIDIVETMLRIASGEGLRFTQGEVSTSGHAVEARICAEDPDNNFMPSTGHLPYVSFPAADIRVETGIESGSEVTPYYDSMLAKLIAYADTRDEALDKLSRALDETSIFGIVTNQDFLKRLIALPATRKATFHTRLIDEQLSGLVEKPVSVDAGVLAFGAYYWMMRQRQPASPDPWRSRQITGWRMDAGDAGLSPIPILHLESAGASAEIRFGPLKSDGSMLIGVNDEQVPVKLVALQDQNFTAIAGSRIETVRIHQDDQTIFLHDRRRAHTLTAIPYLTYISATAEVSGELRAPMTGLISKVNVAVGDPIKAGEVAVAMESMKMELRIASEMDGFVTAVYFQPGDTVERNVVVAIVEPERPS from the coding sequence GTGTTCAGAAAAATACTAATCGCCAATCGAGGTGAGATCGCCTGCCGGATCGCGCGCACCTGCCAGCGCCTCGGCGTTGCCGTGTCCGGCGTTCACTCGGTCGCCGATAGAAGCGCCCTGCATGTCAGGACCATCGGCGAATCCGTCGAGATCGGCGGCGCGGCTGCGTCCGAAAGCTATCTGCGGATGGATGCCGTCATTGAAGCAGCGAAGGCGACAGGCGCCGAGGCCATCCACCCGGGATTTGGATTCCTGGCCGAGAATGCCGCCTTCGCCCGCGCGGCGGAGGCCGCCGGCATGGTGTTTATCGGGCCCGCTCCGGAAACGATCGAACGCCTCGGCGACAAGGCCTCCGCCAAGCAGGAAGCGATCGCCGCCGGTGTACCTACCGTACCCGGCAGCCAGGTTCCAAGCGAAGATGCCGCTGAGATCGAGCGGATCGTGCGCAGGCTCAAACTTCCCGTCATGCTGAAGGCCGCGGCCGGCGGCGGCGGCAAGGGCATGCGAGCCATCTCGTCGTTCGACGGGCTCCGCGACGAAATCGAATCAGCGAAGCGGGAGGCCCGGAACGCCTTTGGCCATGGCGGGCTGATCGTGGAGAAGCTGGTCGAGCGCGGCCGGCACATCGAGGTGCAAATCGCAGGGGACGGCAAAGGCCATGTTGTCCATCTGTTCGAGCGCGAATGCTCGCTGCAGCGGCGCCACCAGAAGCTGATTGAGGAAGCGCCCGCCGCGAACCTTCCCGACGTCCTCCGCGACCGGATCCTCGCCGACGCCGTCCGGATCGGCGAGCGTCTCCACTATCGCGGGGTCGGCACGGTCGAGTTTATCGTCAGCGGCAGCGACTACTATTTTCTGGAGGTCAACCCTCGCCTTCAGGTCGAGCATCCCGTCACGGAAATGATTACCGGGATCGACATCGTGGAGACGATGCTTCGTATCGCGTCCGGTGAGGGACTGAGGTTTACGCAAGGCGAAGTCAGCACCAGCGGCCATGCGGTCGAAGCGCGTATCTGCGCCGAAGATCCCGACAACAATTTCATGCCGTCGACCGGCCACCTTCCCTATGTCAGTTTCCCGGCGGCCGACATACGGGTCGAGACCGGAATCGAAAGCGGCTCCGAGGTTACGCCTTATTACGACTCGATGCTTGCCAAGCTCATCGCTTATGCAGACACCCGCGACGAAGCGCTGGATAAGCTCAGCCGCGCGCTGGACGAGACATCGATCTTTGGAATCGTCACCAATCAGGATTTTCTCAAGCGCCTGATCGCGTTGCCCGCAACGCGCAAGGCTACCTTCCACACGCGCCTGATCGATGAACAGCTAAGTGGGCTTGTTGAAAAACCCGTGAGCGTCGATGCCGGGGTACTGGCGTTCGGTGCCTATTACTGGATGATGCGGCAGCGTCAGCCGGCGAGCCCTGACCCGTGGCGGTCACGCCAGATTACCGGCTGGCGAATGGACGCGGGCGATGCGGGTCTTTCGCCGATCCCAATTCTGCACCTGGAAAGCGCCGGCGCCAGTGCGGAGATCCGCTTCGGTCCCCTGAAGTCCGATGGATCGATGCTGATCGGCGTCAACGACGAGCAGGTTCCGGTCAAACTTGTCGCGCTACAGGACCAGAACTTTACCGCGATCGCAGGCTCGCGTATCGAAACGGTGCGCATCCATCAAGACGACCAGACCATCTTCCTGCACGATCGCCGCCGAGCCCATACGCTGACGGCCATCCCCTACCTGACCTATATCAGCGCAACCGCCGAGGTCAGCGGCGAACTGCGCGCGCCGATGACGGGCCTGATCTCGAAAGTCAACGTCGCCGTCGGTGACCCGATCAAGGCGGGTGAGGTCGCTGTCGCGATGGAATCGATGAAGATGGAGTTGCGGATCGCCAGCGAGATGGATGGCTTCGTTACGGCAGTTTATTTTCAGCCTGGCGATACCGTGGAACGCAACGTCGTCGTCGCCATCGTGGAGCCGGAGCGCCCTTCGTAA
- a CDS encoding carboxyl transferase domain-containing protein, producing the protein MATMKSDVATASEEYRRNRQAYVERIADLHKRRSAAALGGPERARRLHKERNQLLPRERIAALIDPGSPFLEFCQLAGEAMYEGVPPGGSIITGVGMISNRPCMIIANEPTVKGGTYYGITCKKHVRAQRFAWQHRLPCVTMVQSGGANLPDQPNIFPDEGQFGSIFYNQVRMSGEGIPQIAIVHGPSTAGGAYIPALCDETVIVRNQGAMFLGGPQLVFAATREEVGVEALGGGEMHSRVSGVTDHLAESDGHAIAITRDIVANLGEIPTQRWTVAPAREPRFDPSDIYGLISSDPRVPTNNREIIARLVDNSEFHEFKPLYGDTLLTGFARIMGFEIGILCNNGVLFSESALKATHFIDLCCKRNIPLLFMADVTGFMVGREAEEGGISKDGAKMVTAMASANVPKYTLIVGNAYGAGYLAMCGRAFKPNAMMMWPHGRSAIMGPDQAANTLAMVKDEAHKRDGTKWSDAEREAYMAPTRKSFEEFASAYNFARNTWCDMVIDPLETRSVMALLLDLAGRLPPQRSDFGVLRM; encoded by the coding sequence ATGGCCACCATGAAGTCCGACGTTGCCACCGCGAGCGAGGAGTATCGCCGCAACCGGCAAGCTTACGTCGAAAGAATAGCCGATCTGCACAAGCGCCGGTCCGCCGCCGCGCTCGGCGGACCCGAGCGGGCGCGTCGGTTGCACAAGGAACGCAATCAATTGCTGCCGCGCGAGCGTATCGCGGCGTTGATCGATCCCGGCTCGCCGTTCCTGGAGTTTTGTCAGCTCGCCGGCGAAGCGATGTACGAAGGCGTTCCGCCCGGCGGAAGCATTATCACCGGCGTCGGGATGATCTCAAACCGGCCGTGCATGATCATCGCCAACGAACCTACCGTGAAGGGCGGGACCTACTACGGCATCACCTGCAAGAAGCATGTCCGCGCCCAGCGCTTTGCCTGGCAGCATCGGCTGCCTTGCGTGACGATGGTGCAATCGGGCGGCGCCAACCTGCCGGACCAGCCCAACATCTTTCCCGACGAAGGCCAGTTTGGATCGATCTTCTATAATCAGGTCCGGATGTCGGGCGAGGGCATTCCGCAAATCGCGATCGTGCACGGTCCCTCGACCGCCGGCGGCGCCTATATCCCGGCGCTGTGCGATGAAACCGTGATCGTACGCAATCAAGGCGCGATGTTCCTCGGCGGCCCGCAATTGGTATTTGCAGCGACCCGCGAGGAAGTCGGCGTGGAAGCGCTCGGCGGCGGCGAGATGCACAGCCGCGTCAGCGGCGTCACCGATCATCTCGCCGAGAGCGACGGCCACGCGATCGCCATCACCCGCGATATCGTCGCCAACCTCGGCGAAATACCGACGCAGCGGTGGACGGTGGCGCCAGCGCGCGAACCGCGGTTCGACCCGTCGGATATTTACGGCCTGATCAGCTCGGATCCGCGGGTACCGACCAACAATCGCGAGATCATCGCCCGCCTCGTCGACAACAGTGAGTTTCACGAATTCAAGCCGCTTTATGGCGACACGCTGCTGACCGGCTTTGCCCGCATCATGGGATTCGAGATCGGCATCCTCTGCAATAACGGCGTTCTGTTTTCCGAAAGCGCGCTGAAGGCAACGCACTTCATCGACCTCTGCTGCAAGCGCAACATCCCGCTGCTGTTCATGGCCGACGTCACCGGCTTCATGGTCGGCCGCGAGGCGGAGGAAGGCGGCATCTCAAAGGATGGCGCCAAGATGGTTACCGCGATGGCGAGCGCCAACGTGCCGAAATATACCCTGATCGTCGGCAATGCCTATGGCGCCGGCTATCTCGCGATGTGCGGTCGCGCCTTCAAGCCCAATGCGATGATGATGTGGCCGCACGGCCGCTCCGCGATCATGGGGCCCGACCAGGCCGCCAACACCTTGGCCATGGTCAAGGATGAAGCCCACAAGCGCGACGGCACCAAATGGAGCGACGCGGAGCGCGAAGCCTACATGGCCCCGACCCGCAAGAGCTTCGAGGAATTCGCCAGCGCCTATAATTTCGCACGCAATACCTGGTGCGACATGGTGATCGATCCGCTTGAAACGCGCAGCGTCATGGCGCTGCTCCTCGATCTCGCCGGCCGCTTGCCTCCGCAGCGCAGCGATTTCGGCGTCCTCCGAATGTGA
- a CDS encoding Zn-ribbon domain-containing OB-fold protein, which produces MISPEGAARKPLPAPDADTAIFWRGLREGHLLLQHCADCGHVQYYQQATCRACGGEALTHRPASGRGTVHSFSVVHRAPGPAFKTDVPYVVLLVELEEGPRMISTYTGGKPDDVTFDMKVTLTLENVTPEVTLPRFRRA; this is translated from the coding sequence ATGATCTCGCCCGAAGGTGCCGCGCGAAAGCCGCTGCCGGCGCCCGACGCCGACACCGCTATCTTCTGGCGGGGACTGCGCGAAGGCCACCTGCTGCTGCAGCACTGCGCAGATTGCGGCCACGTCCAATATTATCAACAGGCGACGTGCCGCGCCTGCGGCGGCGAGGCGTTGACCCATCGTCCGGCAAGCGGCCGTGGGACGGTGCATTCCTTCAGCGTGGTGCACCGCGCGCCCGGCCCTGCTTTCAAAACCGACGTCCCTTACGTGGTGCTGCTGGTGGAGCTGGAAGAAGGCCCCAGGATGATCAGCACCTATACCGGCGGCAAACCGGACGACGTGACCTTCGACATGAAGGTCACTCTGACCCTCGAGAACGTCACCCCTGAGGTGACGCTGCCGCGCTTCAGGAGAGCGTAA
- a CDS encoding thiolase — protein sequence MSGTLRGKVAVIGIGMSPVGKVPGRSPLWLAADAARKALADAGIRKGDIDGVLSSHAFASPFHRFSVAFSEYFGIQPTFSNTLQVSGATASTMFNIGAAAIHGGLAKVVLVVAADSLMTGLTPDLALRSLTESRDQQYEMPFGIPVANTFAMTAHRHMKEFGTTPEQLAEVAVVQRRHASRTPGAQQTAPITVDDVLNSGMVTTPYHKLDCSLISDGGAAFILTSADYAKAIGIEAPIYILGGGECYTHEHIFLMPSLTTTGAVESSRKAYAMAGYRAADMDVAGIYDCFTGTVIMMLEDLGFCPKGEGGRFVADGHMTYGGRIPSNTHGGLLSFAHSGMPGSLFHFHEVIAQLRGGCGERQVPNAQLGLVHSLGAGFATNATTILGTENTL from the coding sequence ATGAGCGGGACCCTGCGTGGCAAGGTCGCCGTCATCGGCATCGGAATGTCGCCGGTCGGCAAGGTGCCGGGCCGCAGCCCGCTATGGCTCGCCGCCGATGCCGCCAGGAAAGCTCTGGCGGACGCCGGGATTCGGAAAGGCGACATCGACGGTGTGCTGTCGAGCCATGCCTTTGCGTCGCCGTTCCACCGCTTCAGTGTGGCGTTCAGCGAGTATTTCGGCATTCAGCCGACGTTCTCCAACACGCTGCAGGTCTCAGGCGCAACCGCATCGACGATGTTCAACATCGGCGCCGCGGCCATTCATGGTGGACTTGCCAAGGTCGTTCTCGTGGTCGCCGCCGACAGCCTGATGACCGGGCTGACGCCGGATCTGGCGCTGCGATCGCTGACGGAAAGCCGGGACCAGCAATATGAAATGCCGTTCGGGATTCCGGTCGCCAACACCTTTGCGATGACCGCGCACCGCCACATGAAGGAATTCGGCACCACGCCTGAACAACTGGCCGAAGTCGCCGTGGTCCAGCGTCGGCATGCCTCACGCACCCCCGGCGCCCAGCAGACCGCACCGATCACGGTCGATGATGTCTTGAACTCCGGCATGGTCACGACCCCCTACCACAAGCTCGACTGCTCTCTGATCTCGGACGGCGGCGCGGCCTTTATCCTGACCTCGGCCGACTACGCCAAGGCGATCGGCATCGAAGCGCCGATCTACATTCTCGGCGGCGGGGAGTGCTACACCCATGAGCATATCTTCCTGATGCCGTCGCTGACGACGACCGGCGCCGTCGAGTCGAGCCGAAAAGCCTACGCGATGGCTGGCTATCGTGCTGCGGATATGGACGTCGCCGGCATATACGACTGCTTCACCGGCACCGTCATCATGATGCTGGAGGACCTCGGCTTTTGCCCGAAAGGCGAAGGCGGACGCTTCGTTGCCGACGGGCACATGACCTACGGCGGACGGATTCCTTCCAACACCCATGGCGGCCTGCTGTCATTCGCCCATTCCGGGATGCCCGGATCGCTGTTTCATTTCCACGAAGTCATCGCGCAGTTGCGCGGCGGGTGCGGGGAACGCCAGGTGCCGAACGCCCAGCTTGGGCTCGTGCACAGTCTTGGCGCTGGCTTTGCCACCAACGCAACCACCATCCTGGGTACGGAGAACACGCTATGA
- a CDS encoding class I adenylate-forming enzyme family protein, translating into MAGQNSGAQVMAAGAVSTVGELFRDTATLHSTAIAIEYRGRLISYGELLDRVGHAAAMLAGHGLRRGDRVALLSRNRPEYFEIELAAATLGVITACLNWRLSPRELSYCIELVSPALLIAEPDLAGNLASTPAAGCPTIEIGSQYEQSMARQKSLNASDPAAPEDGLVILYTSGTTGLPKGAVISHRAMIMRAMVFSSELGISPSDTFVAWAPLFHMASTDHGLATLLRGGRVVIIDGFQLEPLLAAVAQHQIGWLVLIPGMVEAFVDGLKAQRTIVKGVRVCGAMADLVPPHAIAEVTQLLGAPYLNSFGSTETGLPPATRGLIAVGETPARLSKRQNAFCEVKLVDLSDNEVAPGTPGELAIRSATLFSGYWQAEETNARDFRGGWFHMGDVFRRNEDGSLDFVDRAKYMIKTGGENVYPAEIERVLMSDKRITEAAVVRAADAKWGEVPVAFVSCRDAVTEAELIELCRRDLAGYKRPRRFHFIDFAEFPRSTSGKVQRHELENRLVRAQP; encoded by the coding sequence ATGGCAGGCCAGAACTCCGGCGCTCAAGTGATGGCGGCGGGCGCCGTTTCGACAGTCGGCGAACTGTTTCGTGATACCGCCACGCTTCATTCTACCGCGATCGCTATCGAATATCGTGGCCGGCTGATCAGCTATGGCGAACTCCTCGACCGGGTCGGGCATGCTGCGGCGATGCTTGCGGGGCATGGACTGCGGCGCGGCGATCGTGTCGCCCTGCTGTCGCGCAATCGGCCGGAATACTTCGAAATCGAGCTCGCGGCGGCAACTCTCGGCGTCATCACCGCATGCCTGAACTGGCGTTTATCGCCTCGCGAACTGTCCTATTGCATCGAGCTGGTTTCACCGGCGCTTCTGATCGCCGAGCCGGACCTCGCCGGCAATCTCGCCTCTACACCGGCGGCCGGCTGCCCGACGATCGAGATCGGCTCGCAATACGAGCAGTCGATGGCTCGGCAGAAAAGCCTGAACGCTTCGGATCCGGCCGCGCCGGAAGACGGGCTCGTGATCCTCTACACCAGCGGCACCACCGGACTTCCCAAGGGAGCCGTGATTTCGCATCGGGCGATGATCATGCGCGCGATGGTATTTTCGTCCGAACTCGGCATTTCTCCCTCCGACACATTCGTGGCGTGGGCGCCATTGTTCCACATGGCCTCCACCGATCACGGCCTGGCCACGCTGCTCCGTGGCGGAAGGGTCGTCATCATCGACGGCTTCCAGCTGGAGCCGTTACTAGCGGCGGTCGCCCAGCACCAGATCGGCTGGCTGGTATTGATTCCAGGCATGGTCGAAGCGTTTGTCGACGGGCTGAAAGCGCAGCGAACGATCGTCAAAGGGGTTCGCGTCTGCGGCGCGATGGCGGACCTGGTGCCACCACATGCCATTGCCGAAGTGACCCAATTGCTGGGAGCGCCCTATCTGAACAGCTTTGGCTCGACCGAAACCGGCTTGCCGCCGGCGACGCGTGGATTGATTGCCGTCGGCGAGACCCCGGCGCGGCTATCGAAACGGCAGAACGCGTTCTGCGAAGTGAAGCTCGTCGACCTCTCGGACAATGAAGTCGCGCCGGGCACGCCCGGTGAATTGGCCATTCGCAGCGCGACGCTATTTTCGGGCTACTGGCAAGCGGAGGAAACCAACGCCCGCGATTTTCGCGGCGGCTGGTTCCACATGGGCGACGTATTCCGGCGCAACGAGGACGGCTCGCTCGATTTCGTTGATCGCGCCAAATACATGATCAAGACCGGCGGCGAGAATGTCTATCCCGCCGAAATCGAGCGGGTGCTGATGTCCGACAAGCGAATCACGGAAGCCGCAGTGGTGCGCGCCGCGGACGCCAAATGGGGCGAGGTGCCGGTCGCCTTTGTGTCATGCCGCGATGCCGTGACCGAGGCCGAGTTGATCGAATTGTGCCGACGCGACCTCGCCGGATACAAACGACCGCGGCGGTTCCATTTCATCGATTTCGCAGAATTTCCGCGCTCCACCAGCGGCAAGGTTCAACGCCACGAACTCGAGAACCGTCTCGTCAGGGCGCAGCCATGA
- a CDS encoding enoyl-CoA hydratase/isomerase family protein — protein sequence MSNRYAAYTRLKLDYPADRVLRLTFDRPETYNSVDAETHTQLTHIWRDINDDPDINAVIVTGAGKAFSAGGDFELIKSLLDNPVARMSTWKEAKDLVYNVINCNKPIISAINGVAVGAGLVVGILADVSICGKSARIVDGHTRLGVAAGDVACIIWPLLCGLAKAKYYLLTCKPLSGEEAERIGLVSLCVEDAELQKIALETAQDLANGAQSAIRWTKYALNNWLRVNGPLFDTSTALEILGFTGAEAREGLASHLEKRKPSFPKDCPI from the coding sequence ATGTCCAATCGTTACGCCGCCTATACCAGGCTCAAGCTCGACTATCCGGCCGACCGTGTCCTGCGCCTGACTTTCGACCGGCCCGAGACCTATAATTCGGTCGATGCGGAAACGCATACGCAGCTCACCCATATCTGGCGCGACATCAACGACGACCCCGATATCAACGCGGTTATCGTGACCGGGGCTGGAAAGGCGTTTTCGGCCGGCGGCGATTTCGAGCTGATCAAGAGTCTTCTCGATAACCCGGTCGCGCGCATGTCGACCTGGAAGGAAGCCAAGGATCTCGTCTACAACGTCATCAACTGCAACAAGCCGATTATTTCGGCGATCAATGGCGTTGCGGTTGGTGCCGGGCTCGTCGTCGGCATTCTCGCCGACGTCTCGATCTGCGGTAAATCCGCGCGGATCGTCGATGGCCATACCCGGCTTGGTGTCGCGGCGGGCGACGTCGCCTGCATCATCTGGCCGCTGCTGTGTGGCCTCGCCAAGGCGAAGTATTATCTGCTCACCTGCAAGCCGCTGTCCGGCGAAGAGGCGGAGCGGATCGGGCTAGTTTCGCTCTGCGTCGAGGATGCCGAACTGCAGAAGATCGCGCTTGAAACGGCGCAGGATCTGGCCAACGGCGCGCAGAGCGCGATCCGCTGGACCAAATACGCGCTCAACAACTGGCTGCGCGTCAACGGTCCGCTGTTCGATACGTCAACGGCCCTGGAGATCCTCGGCTTCACCGGCGCGGAAGCCCGAGAGGGTCTGGCGTCTCATCTCGAAAAGCGCAAACCGTCGTTTCCGAAGGATTGCCCGATCTGA
- a CDS encoding AMP-binding protein, translating to MQYAWTPPSELVKQSNLTAFLGATDQPDYDALAARAEADPAWLMEEVFKFCDVRFYRRYDRMLDISRGQPWARWCVGGTTNIVLNCIDKHRDTAVWHQTFLVWEGEDRRERRSLTYGEFAGDVDRLARGLRHLGIEKGDVVAIYMPNLPETFAAFFAILKLGAIVMPLFSGFGPDPIRSRLNHGEAKAVITANGTWRRGVPSPLKSVLDEALQTAPSVRHVIVVDRGGIEVDTPMRAGRDHWWSDIVAGKEGEVATVEMQAEDPAILLYTSGTTGEPKGCIWTHIGFIGSMVTRDMIICGDFKPTDRFFFFSDMGWMVGAMCACIPSFAGASLLIAEGTPDYPDTGRFWRLIAEHRVSYLGVSPTIVRGLMRYGEEVDNYDLSSLRIAASGGEAWTETPWRWFFDHVCKRKIPIINISGGTEVGGCIFTGTPNHPMNPGSFSRPALGVGADIVDMTGKRLPTGEVGELVLRHASIGLTKSLWKADARYLESYWNTIPDLWVHGDFAMRGHDGLYYILGRSDDTIKISGKRTGPAELEGILIATGKVAEAAIFGIPHPVKGSAIVCACVPMPGMDPANGLADELSSALVRGMGASYRPEKILLVDDLPRTRNMKIMRRVLRAVFENRDPGDLSALANPEAIDHFRERLGAP from the coding sequence ATGCAATATGCGTGGACGCCGCCTTCTGAGCTGGTGAAACAAAGTAATCTGACCGCGTTCCTAGGCGCCACCGACCAGCCTGATTACGATGCGTTGGCCGCGCGGGCCGAGGCCGATCCCGCGTGGCTGATGGAGGAAGTTTTCAAGTTTTGCGACGTTCGTTTCTATCGCCGCTATGACCGGATGCTGGATATTTCCCGTGGCCAACCATGGGCGCGCTGGTGTGTCGGAGGCACCACCAATATCGTCCTCAACTGCATCGACAAGCACCGCGATACCGCCGTCTGGCACCAGACTTTTCTGGTCTGGGAGGGCGAGGACAGACGCGAGCGGCGCTCGCTGACCTACGGCGAATTTGCCGGCGATGTCGATCGGCTGGCCCGTGGCCTGCGCCACCTCGGCATCGAAAAAGGCGACGTTGTCGCCATCTACATGCCGAATCTGCCGGAGACGTTCGCGGCGTTCTTCGCGATTCTGAAGCTCGGCGCTATCGTCATGCCACTGTTTTCGGGGTTCGGGCCGGACCCGATCCGATCCAGGCTGAACCATGGCGAGGCCAAGGCCGTCATCACCGCCAATGGTACATGGCGGCGTGGTGTACCCTCTCCGCTCAAATCGGTGCTCGACGAAGCTTTGCAGACGGCTCCGTCCGTCCGGCACGTGATCGTCGTCGATCGCGGCGGCATCGAGGTCGATACACCCATGCGCGCGGGGCGCGACCATTGGTGGAGCGACATCGTCGCCGGCAAGGAGGGAGAAGTCGCCACGGTCGAAATGCAGGCCGAGGATCCGGCCATCCTGCTCTACACGTCAGGCACAACCGGCGAACCCAAAGGCTGCATATGGACCCATATCGGCTTCATCGGCTCGATGGTCACGCGAGATATGATCATCTGCGGTGACTTCAAACCGACCGACCGCTTTTTCTTTTTCAGCGACATGGGCTGGATGGTCGGCGCGATGTGCGCCTGCATTCCGAGCTTTGCCGGCGCCAGCCTCCTGATCGCGGAAGGCACGCCGGATTATCCGGACACCGGACGATTCTGGCGCCTGATTGCCGAGCACCGGGTCAGCTATCTCGGGGTGTCGCCGACCATCGTCCGCGGGCTGATGCGGTATGGCGAGGAGGTCGACAATTACGACCTTTCCAGCCTGCGGATCGCGGCGTCAGGCGGAGAAGCCTGGACCGAGACGCCGTGGCGATGGTTCTTTGACCATGTCTGCAAACGCAAAATACCGATCATCAATATCTCCGGCGGCACAGAGGTCGGCGGTTGTATCTTCACCGGAACGCCCAACCATCCGATGAACCCCGGCTCGTTCTCCCGTCCCGCGCTCGGGGTCGGCGCCGATATCGTCGATATGACCGGAAAACGCCTGCCCACCGGAGAGGTCGGCGAACTGGTGTTGCGCCATGCGTCGATCGGCCTCACCAAAAGTCTCTGGAAAGCCGATGCGCGCTATCTCGAGAGCTACTGGAATACAATTCCGGATCTGTGGGTGCATGGCGACTTCGCCATGCGCGGGCACGATGGCCTCTACTACATTCTCGGCCGTTCCGACGACACCATCAAGATCTCCGGCAAGCGCACCGGGCCGGCCGAACTCGAGGGCATACTGATCGCCACGGGAAAAGTCGCGGAAGCCGCGATATTCGGTATTCCGCACCCGGTGAAAGGCTCGGCGATCGTCTGCGCCTGCGTGCCGATGCCGGGTATGGATCCGGCGAACGGCCTCGCCGACGAGTTGTCCTCGGCGCTGGTGCGGGGAATGGGCGCGTCATATCGCCCGGAAAAGATCCTGCTGGTCGACGACCTGCCGCGAACCCGCAACATGAAGATCATGCGGCGGGTGCTTCGCGCGGTCTTCGAAAATCGTGATCCCGGCGATCTTTCGGCGCTGGCCAATCCGGAAGCCATCGACCACTTCCGGGAAAGACTCGGGGCGCCCTGA
- a CDS encoding enoyl-CoA hydratase/isomerase family protein, producing the protein MPEKEPVRYAVVDGVATITIDRPERKNALSVEAMNGLTDAWARLEKDRSARVVVLTSSDCGVFSAGLDLKQAAEIRARDGVDILTLMRDPMQTAMRSVSKPIIAAMTGSLMAGGMLLALKSDLRVGLRGTRAGITEVRMGRGTPWAVPLLWMLPQPLLMELVLTGETMPIERLAEHGFVNYLEDTPDSVRSRALQLARKIVEGAPLSVKAAKGSVLAAMDLGYEKGLIEADRLHVETYASLDAIEGPRAFAEKRKPVWQGR; encoded by the coding sequence ATGCCTGAAAAAGAACCTGTCCGTTATGCTGTCGTTGATGGTGTCGCGACCATCACCATCGACCGGCCGGAGCGAAAGAACGCACTGTCTGTCGAGGCGATGAACGGCCTGACCGACGCGTGGGCTCGCCTCGAGAAGGACCGGTCGGCGCGCGTCGTCGTTTTGACGTCGTCGGATTGCGGGGTATTTTCCGCGGGCCTCGACCTCAAGCAGGCCGCCGAGATCAGGGCGCGTGACGGCGTCGATATCCTGACACTGATGCGCGATCCCATGCAGACCGCCATGCGGTCGGTGTCGAAGCCGATCATCGCCGCAATGACGGGATCCCTGATGGCCGGCGGGATGTTGCTCGCGCTCAAATCCGATTTGCGGGTGGGATTGCGCGGGACGCGCGCCGGTATTACCGAAGTCAGAATGGGGCGCGGGACGCCCTGGGCGGTCCCGCTGTTGTGGATGCTGCCGCAGCCCTTGCTGATGGAATTGGTGCTCACGGGTGAGACCATGCCGATCGAGCGGCTGGCCGAACACGGTTTCGTCAATTATCTGGAAGACACGCCGGATTCGGTTCGGAGCCGAGCTCTTCAATTGGCCCGCAAGATCGTTGAGGGGGCGCCTTTGTCGGTGAAAGCGGCGAAGGGTAGCGTGCTCGCGGCAATGGACCTCGGTTATGAAAAAGGATTGATCGAGGCCGATCGCCTTCATGTCGAGACCTACGCCAGTCTCGATGCCATCGAGGGTCCGAGAGCCTTTGCGGAAAAGCGTAAGCCGGTGTGGCAGGGTAGATAG